The DNA region ACCGTGAGGAAGGCTCTAGGCCTGATCGCGGCCATCTGGCTATGCTGTGGCGTCTGCGGCGTGGTGTTCATCGTCTACTCTGAGAGCAAGATGGTCATCGTGTGCCTCGTCACCATGTTCCTCGCCATGCTGCTCCTCATGGGCACCCTCTACGTGCACATGTTCCTCTTTGCCCGGCTGCACGTCAAGCGCATCGCGGCACTGCCACCCGCCGCTGGGGTGGCGCCGCAGCAGCACTCGTGCATGAGGGGGGCCGTCACCATCACCATCCTGCTGGGGGTGTTCATCTTCTGCTGGGCCCCCTTCTTTCTCCATCTCATCTTCATCATAACCTGCCCCACCAACCCCTACTGCGTCTGCTACACCGCCCACTTCAACACCTACCTGGTCCTCATAATGTGCAACTCCGTCATCGACCCCCTGATCTACGCCTTCCGCAGCCTGGAGCTGCGCAACACCTTCAAGGAGATTCTCTGCAGCTGCAACGGCATGAGCGTTGGATAGGATGCAGGACCATAGGAAGGGGTATCGGTCTGATCACTTTTGACCCTGCATCCAGCCAAAGTGTtcaaaaagaaggggaaaaaatacttaaaagactTGAAAATGTGTTAACAGTCATGGTCGtttgtgtctttttgttgttgttgttgttctggggGTTTGGGGGGCGTTTTTCTGGCCGCGCCacgtcttagttgcggcaggcaggatcCTTGTTGCAGCATGCcaactcttcattgcggcatgtggggtctggttccctgaccagggattgaacctggatcCCCTGCAcggggagcacagagtcttagccactggaccatcaggggaGTCCCAGcgtgtcttttgttttttagcttgCAGAAAGCCttttgaaaggagaaaatggTCTATAACAGGCTCTCTGAAAGGATGCCAATGTGGGTTAAGTCACAAACTCTGATTTCCCGAATAGTCACTGGGGGAAATCCGTGAAGGCTGCTCTGGGCGCTTTCTGCATTCATCTTCATGCACCCAGGGTCTGTGAGGCCTGCCTGCACCCTGCTTCCCACCCATGCCTTCATGCTTCAGGTCAGACTGAAGGATTCGCAGTAACAGTAAGGGTGGTTTGAACCTCTCCCCAGCAAACCTGTTACAGCTACCAACCTCCAGCTGCCAGCTGCTTGGATGGCTTTGCTCTCAGTTCATACGGGACTGGGTTTCTAGTCTACTACTCTATTTACGGTAAAGACAATTTCCTAAAAACAACAAACTCTGTGGAAGAAGTAATGTAATGCTATGCTGTTTGCCCCTCTTCTTGACCATACCCCACACCAGCCTCCACCCCCTGCAAACAGCATGGGGATGTAACCCACttctatttttgttgttactgttgttctTGTTGGGTTTTTATACATTCAACATAGggcagttttcaaaataatgaaagagagataaagtgCTTTGGAAAATCAGGACATACCTGTGTACAAAGTATTTTGATACCTtgctattttaaagtatacatttccctattttaaaaaagcaatttttcCTATTATTCCTCTTCTGTCTTTAAAACAAGAGAGGCAGTCGTGAGTAGGAAGGCCTG from Tursiops truncatus isolate mTurTru1 chromosome 15, mTurTru1.mat.Y, whole genome shotgun sequence includes:
- the MC3R gene encoding melanocortin receptor 3, which produces MNASSCLLSAQPTLPNGSEHLSFSNQSGKSFCEQVFIKPEVFLALGIISLMENILVVLAVVRNSNLHSPMYFFLCSLAMADMLVSVSNALETIMIAIVNSDYLTFEDQFLQHMDNVFDSMICISLVASICNLLAIAVDRYTSIFYALRYHSIMTVRKALGLIAAIWLCCGVCGVVFIVYSESKMVIVCLVTMFLAMLLLMGTLYVHMFLFARLHVKRIAALPPAAGVAPQQHSCMRGAVTITILLGVFIFCWAPFFLHLIFIITCPTNPYCVCYTAHFNTYLVLIMCNSVIDPLIYAFRSLELRNTFKEILCSCNGMSVG